A single window of Paenibacillus sp. SYP-B4298 DNA harbors:
- a CDS encoding stalk domain-containing protein — MKKIIYAIMSLFILAGAAAVPAVVSASPQALLTAAPATVTADILNIRDGSSLEHTVVAKLARGSAVTVLAVDGDWYIVRLQNGKTGWAFSDYVSMSQPLKSTAGTGNAPGSGLGQFYRLTYNGAEVSFPDAQPFMDSQSRALVPVRFLAELMNFEVKWADQGGVSTIILVRDGLQVELALGGTAAVVNGTERSLDAGAVMINKRTYVPLRFMSELAEVQVAWDAATNTVALTSKATTVKQQQDAVPAGTWSILSAPRAGVDQAKTWARAKGASELFVDLADVVWSEAAAAGVDPLLVYAQAAKETGYGKFGGVLDASFMNTSGLKTNNGGADNEQSAHQRFDSWQAGVQAQVDHLALYAGAPGYPKANSNDPRHFPYLLGVATTVEQLGAKWATSPTYGLEIVRMMTEVIEG; from the coding sequence CTCCGGCAACGGTCACAGCGGATATATTGAATATTCGGGACGGAAGCAGCCTGGAGCATACGGTGGTTGCCAAGCTGGCGAGAGGCTCTGCTGTAACGGTGCTGGCAGTAGATGGGGACTGGTATATCGTTCGACTTCAGAATGGAAAGACCGGCTGGGCCTTCAGCGACTATGTGAGCATGTCGCAGCCTCTGAAGAGCACGGCGGGAACGGGGAATGCGCCGGGGAGCGGGCTGGGACAGTTCTATCGACTGACCTATAACGGCGCTGAAGTGTCTTTCCCGGACGCGCAGCCATTTATGGATAGCCAAAGCCGGGCCTTGGTGCCGGTGCGATTTTTGGCAGAGCTGATGAATTTCGAGGTGAAATGGGCTGATCAGGGAGGCGTGAGCACCATTATCCTGGTAAGAGACGGCCTGCAGGTGGAGCTGGCCCTTGGTGGGACGGCGGCTGTCGTCAACGGGACGGAGCGGTCGCTTGATGCGGGAGCCGTCATGATCAACAAGCGCACCTATGTGCCACTGCGGTTCATGTCGGAGCTGGCGGAAGTTCAGGTCGCCTGGGATGCTGCAACCAATACCGTAGCGCTGACCAGCAAGGCTACTACTGTCAAGCAGCAGCAGGATGCTGTACCGGCGGGAACCTGGTCGATCTTGTCTGCGCCACGCGCAGGTGTGGATCAGGCCAAGACGTGGGCCAGGGCGAAGGGGGCCTCCGAGCTATTTGTGGACTTGGCTGATGTCGTCTGGAGCGAGGCCGCTGCGGCAGGGGTAGACCCGCTGCTTGTCTACGCCCAGGCTGCCAAGGAGACCGGCTACGGCAAATTCGGCGGTGTGCTCGATGCCAGCTTCATGAACACCTCAGGGCTGAAGACCAATAACGGTGGCGCGGACAATGAGCAGTCGGCGCATCAGCGCTTTGACAGTTGGCAGGCTGGAGTTCAGGCTCAGGTGGATCATCTCGCGCTGTACGCGGGCGCTCCTGGCTATCCGAAGGCCAATTCGAACGACCCTCGCCATTTTCCTTATCTGCTGGGAGTGGCGACCACTGTCGAGCAGTTAGGGGCGAAATGGGCGACTAGTCCTACCTATGGTCTGGAAATTGTGCGTATGATGACGGAGGTTATAGAAGGCTAG
- a CDS encoding beta-ketoacyl-ACP synthase III: MQLRKVKIIGTGKYLPGRMVTDEELDHKLNAAAGWVGSMTGVGTRHYAEDGETASAMGAQAATAALEAAGLEFADIDCLVCASGTKEQPLPCTAALIQQALGQEHSGVPCLDIDSTCLSFMVGMDVMSYMIAAGRYRHVLIVSSEIASRGLNWEHKESAALFGDGAAAVVLGSAAASERSAILHTELNTYSSGARLSEIRGGGSALHAKHHTVLTAPDYLFQMDGQGIFRMASRLLPPFVDKLLERSGTAMEDFQLVIPHQGSAMAMRLLRKKLGIGETQMMDITRHHGNTISASIPMGLHEAIIQGRISRGDRLLLIGTAAGLTLGGMVIDY, encoded by the coding sequence ATGCAGCTTAGAAAAGTGAAAATTATCGGCACGGGAAAATATTTGCCGGGGCGTATGGTAACCGATGAGGAATTGGATCACAAGCTGAATGCTGCTGCGGGCTGGGTTGGCAGCATGACTGGCGTCGGGACAAGACATTATGCGGAGGATGGCGAGACGGCCTCTGCGATGGGAGCCCAAGCGGCAACCGCTGCACTGGAGGCGGCCGGTCTGGAGTTCGCGGACATCGACTGTCTCGTATGTGCGAGCGGCACGAAGGAGCAGCCGCTGCCCTGCACCGCCGCACTCATCCAGCAGGCGCTGGGCCAGGAGCATTCCGGCGTCCCTTGCCTGGACATCGACTCGACCTGTCTGAGCTTCATGGTCGGCATGGATGTGATGTCCTATATGATCGCGGCTGGACGTTACCGGCATGTGCTGATCGTCTCCTCCGAGATCGCTTCACGCGGACTCAACTGGGAGCACAAGGAGAGCGCGGCGCTGTTCGGCGATGGGGCTGCTGCAGTAGTGCTAGGCAGCGCTGCGGCATCGGAGCGCTCGGCCATTCTGCATACAGAGCTCAATACGTATAGCAGTGGGGCGCGGCTGTCTGAGATTCGCGGCGGTGGCTCTGCGCTACATGCCAAGCATCACACGGTTCTGACGGCTCCCGACTACCTGTTCCAGATGGACGGGCAGGGAATCTTCCGTATGGCGTCGCGGCTGCTGCCGCCCTTCGTGGACAAGCTGCTGGAGCGCTCGGGTACTGCGATGGAGGACTTCCAACTGGTCATCCCGCATCAGGGCAGTGCGATGGCGATGCGTCTGCTGCGCAAGAAGCTGGGCATCGGCGAGACGCAGATGATGGACATTACCCGCCATCATGGCAATACGATCTCCGCCTCCATCCCCATGGGATTGCATGAGGCGATCATCCAGGGAAGGATCAGCCGCGGTGACCGGCTGCTGCTGATCGGCACGGCTGCTGGTCTGACGCTGGGAGGGATGGTCATTGATTACTAA